A window of Cervus elaphus chromosome 23, mCerEla1.1, whole genome shotgun sequence genomic DNA:
TTCCTCCCACAGGCTCTGGATTACTGCCACAGCATGGGGATTATGCACAGAGATGTCAAGCCCCATAATGTCATGATTGATCATGAGCACAGAAAGGTAAAGTGATAGAAGGACAAGTCTTATTTATCAGCACAAGAAAGTTAACAACCCGTCTTTCAACATTTTATCCCTAGCATCTGTCATAGTCTGTGGTACCTATTAGGTACTTGATAAATGtttgacaaatgaatgaatgaacaaatcagtgtggaatctaaaatatggcacaaatgaacttatctgtgaaacagactcacagactggaTACCAAAGTGAAGGTGTGTTGGCGGGGGTGGTGCTGGGAGtatggaattagcagatgcaaaacatatatagaatggatgaacaacagggtcctattttatagcacagggagctatattcaatatcctgtgataaaccatatggagaagaatatggaaaagaatgtatatatatgtataactgaatcacttttatgtatagcagaaattaacacaacattgtaaatcaactagaataaaaaaattttttaaaaatcacaatgttTAAAACTTCATTCATATTCCtatcaaaaataaaagagattagTGTTGTGGGTAAAACATTAGTTTGGGTTTTAGtcttatttattgaaaaactacTCTCTTGGGAAATGCTTTTTCTCATCTGCCTTTTTTTCTTATGGGGGTATACAAGTAATAATATTTGTTGTACATGCCACTaggttattatgaggattaagtgTGTACAGTTGTAAAGTGGATGAAATATTCAGAAACTGCTGCTGCAGGTGTCATAAGTATTAGTTGCAGtataacatttctgttttttaaggtgACCCAAGCCCACCTTTTGTATGCAGTGATGGCTTTCTGTTGCAGGCTTTGGAGATATAGgtgatttattcattcagttaatATCCTGTTACACATTTATACACTATGTGTAATGGGGACTATTCTAGAGGCTGGGGTGtatgtgtaaaacagaaaatTCTTGTCCATAGAAGCTTGCACTTGAGGGAGACTGGTGGCATACAGAGTTAAAAGTtgtatggaagaaaaataaaacaggagtgGGGAGTGTCAGAGGGTGTTTCAATTTTAAACAGGGTGACAAGGAAAAGATTTTGTTAGGAAAGTGACATTTTGTAGAACACTTGAATTAGCTGTGTGGTTTGAGAAGAGAGTATAGCAGATGCAAAAACCCTGAGACAAGAATGTGCCTGGCATATTAAAACAGCGCAAGGGTAGAGCTAGGATAGAATGAACacgaggaagagaagaaggaaatgagaTCGAGAGAGATAAATAGAACCATATCTTGTAAAACCTTGAAGATCACTGTCAGGCCTTTTCTCTGAAGATACAGAAGTTTTTGCAGGGTTTGAGCAGAGGGTTGATAAGTTCTCCcttctgtatttaaaaatttactaCACATCTATTAGTACagctaaaagttttaaaaaagaattccaaatataGACAGGAATGTGGAGTAGCTCAATCTCTCACACATTGCTGGTAAGAATGTTAGGTGGCACACTCATTTTGGAGAATGTCAGTCTATATTGTTTTatagtttgtcagtttctttaaaaactaaccaTATGCCTACCAAACAACCCAGCAGTGACATTTATCCCGGAGAAACAGACTGAGATCCATAGAGAAACTTTCAGTTGGTTAAATGATTCTTTAAACTCTGATGTATCTATACCATTGTAGTATCATTACTGATTAGTAAGAACTATTGATGATACAACAACTTGGATAAGTctcatgctgagtgaaaaaagcaatTCAGAAACTTAAACTGATGGTTCCATTTCTATAATTCTCACGATGACAGAGTTAGAGCACGGAAGGGTTGCCAGGGCTTAGAAAGTGAGAGGAAGGAGTAGCATAAAGGATAACTGTTGTGATGCTCTTTATCTAATCATGGACTAGGTATGAATCTAGCTGTATGAATCTGCATATGTGATAAAATTGTGTAGAACTATACACACATGTAAAACTGTTGAAAAGAAAGGTCTCTGAATTGTGTCAGTTTCCTGGCTTTAATATTGTACTATAGTGACATAAGATGTTACCATGAGGGGAAACTGGGTGAAGGGTACACAGAACACCTCCAGATTCCTATGAATTTATAAccattttacaatattttttaagaGGATCATTTTGGTTCCTGTGGGGAGAATCGAGGGTAAAAGTGAAAGGTAGACCAGTTAAGAAAAGCAGCTATTGCAGTAAATCAGAGACTGGTGATAGCATGGACCAGGGCGGTGGCAGTGGATGTGATGATAGGGTCAGAATCTGATAGAACCATCAGGATATGCTGACAGATTAGATGCGGGGTAGAGGGAGAGAAGAGTCCAGGGTGAAAAGTTTTTAACCTGAATGACAGAATAAATGGAATTACATTTAATataacagaggaggaggaggattccATAGGAAAAACAAGTTTTGCAGTGAATAATCAGAGTTTTAATTCTGAGATGTCTTTCAGGTGATCAGAGAgagatggctggtgagaggtgtGGGCTAAATATAGGTGGGAATAGCAGAGATGCTGTGTGAAGCCACAAGACCAGAAATAGTCATCTGGGAATACTTAACTGATAAGACAGGAAACTCAGGAATAACTCTGGAGCACTGATATTAAGATGTTGAAGAGAAAGACTATTAAAAAgctacattttcatattttttgttatatttccctttgttttctaAAAGAATACAGTGAACCTAATTAACTGAAGTTTTGGAGACAGTGCTGGAGCAGTCAGGCATTACTCAGGCCCTTCTGCTCACACAAGTTATATGGTCATGCTTTGCATGAAGGTCAAATAAGGTTGCCTCTTGTCCTTGCTACTATTggggtggccaaaaagtttgtttatttCTCCATACGATGACTCTAGTAGcacttagttgtctttaacttcattagaaataattttgttgGATTATATTGTTATcagtgtgcattttttaaaaacttagccaaattggtgaatttttgtgaaGCCATTTTAAtgttgaagatggaagaaaaaaagcaacattttcagcATATTATGTTTTATTGTTTCAAGAGAGGTGAAAAcgcaactgaaatgcaaaaaaaagatTGGTGCAGTGTGTGGAGAAGGTACTGTGACTGATTGTGTCAGAAGTGGTTTGCAAACTTTTGTACTGGAGACTTCCTGCTGGATGATGCTGTTTGGTCAGGTAGACCAATTGAAGTTGATAGCAATCAAATCGAGACATtgattgaaaaaaatcaatgttacATACCACGCAAGAGATAGtcaacatactcaaaatatccagaTCAAGCGTTGAAAATCctttgcaccagcttggttatgttaaccactttgatgtttgggttctaCAAAAGTTAAGTGTAAAAAACCCTTCTTGACCGTATTTCCACATGTGATTCTCTATACTTAAACGTAAcaaaattgttcatttttaaaacaaattgtgacggATGATGAAAGTGAATACTGTACGGtaatgtggaatggaagagatcTTGGGACAAGCGAAATGAACCACCCATCAACCACACGAAAagctgatcttcatccaaagcaGGTGATGTTGTATATGTGGTGGGGTTGAAAGAGAGTCCTCTATAATGAGTTCCTTCTGGAAAACTAAATGATTAATCCCAACAAGTGCAGCTCCCAGTTGGACCAACTGAAAGCAGCGCTCCAgaattggtcaacagaaaatgcataacCTCCACCAGGATGACACAAGACCGCATGTTTCTTTGATGGCCAGGCAAAAACTGTTTAGCaccttggctgggaagttctgattcatctgccatattcaccagacattgTACCTTCGGATGTCtgtttattttggtctttatgAAATTATCTTAGTGGAAAAAACTTACAGTTTCCTGTAAGACTGTaaaggcacctggaacagttctttACTCAGAAAGTGTTGGGAAAATGGAATTGTGAAATTGCCTGGAAAATGGCAGGATGTAGTAGAACAAAACGGTAATACGTTGTTCAATAAAgatcttggtgaaaatgaaaaatgtgtcttttatttttacttaaaaaccgagggaactttttgaccaacccaatactatTTTGGTAAgagctgtatttttatttttctcctgtgtaCTGAGCATTATGTTGAATTATAAAAATTAGCAAAGGTGAATAAAACAGTCCCTACCCTCAAGGATCTTAcagtccatattttttaaaaaagtagaaagcaAATATTCAGTAAAGAGTTGTAGGTTCTATTAAAGAAATTTATCTGAGGTTGGTGGGTGAGGCAATTCAAAGACAGTAGTTGCTTCTATTTACGTAATTAGAAAAGATTTCGCTGAAGGAGTTAACTCAGAAGAGATGTTCACCAGAACAGGAGTCTAGATTGAATAGTAGAGACATTTTAGTCAGAGGAGTAGTTGAAATTTGCAGAAACACAAAATAATTGTATGTTAAAAAGAGTAGTTTTGGGAATTCTtaactgccaagggcccaggttcaatccctggtcggggaactaaaaatcccacaggccacacaatgtggccaaaaaaaaaaaaagagtactctAATGGCACTGTGGGGGTATCTTAAAAGACACacttatttattatcttttttttcccttcagctaCGGCTAATAGACTGGGGTTTGGCTGAGTTTTACCATCCTGGCCAAGAATATAATGTCCGAGTTGCTTCCCGATATTTCAAAGGTCCTGAGCTACTTGTAGACTATCAGGTGAGAAGAGAAGGGCAGATAAAATTTTTGTCCTATGTTTGTTTtgcatgtgattttttaaaaatgttcttttgcaTTTGGAATGGGCCATTTTTGCACATCCATGACTGTCCCTTTTATAGGAGTGTAAAATATGAATCTCTTCAGTTCATCTACCACAACTTTTGTGTGTATTGTCACAGTGTCAGTAGAATATAAATCTGCATTTGATCCTAACTGAAAAGAAAGACACTTGTAATCAGAAATTCCAGAGCTTTTAGAATTGAAAGTTCAGGCTCTGTCCTAGAAATTTCTTTTCTGGTATAGCCCTGAATTCAAAGAgcattttatacataaaaatattttttacagcattatttataatggtGAAAAACACTATTCTACTATAGGGTACACTAAAGATTAAATTCTGAAACAGTCAATGCTATAAAACAATGGTACATATTAAAAGGTTTCCATAAGCTAACAATTGGGTATTCTTATGTAAGTGAAGAAAGGAATTCAAAATAGTAGGTACAGGTTTCAAAGGAGAGGGTTAGGAAGTATATGTGgaaatgcaaagaagaaaagactgaaaagaatataaagataCTGATATTTGGACCTTAAAGTCAATGGAGtgggatttgtttgtttttctatttttaaaaaagagcttttTATTTGAAGTGACAAGATTCATCTTGTCATTTGACGTGTGATGACAACATTTTCTTTAATGCAGATGTACGATTATAGTTTGGATATGTGGAGCTTGGGTTGTATGCTGGCAAGTATGATCTTCCGGAAGGAACCATTTTTCCATGGACATGACAATTATGATCAGGTAATATTATGTTGTTCCTGTTGGGAAATTTATTGATGTACCCTCACAATGGCCAGATCTGCTTACTCCTTAGAAACTGCAATGAATCTTGCTAAAATACAAATGCCTAACCCCTACCTGAGAGCTATTAATAAATTAGAATCTCTGAGTGTAAAACTCCAAAATAGTTTTCAGTTAATGGCTTGTTCACTTAATGATTCCAGGGTCTTGTGGGAGGTACTGTTGCTTTGTTTGAGCACAGTGATTTAATTTGAGATAATGTAAattgatgtgaaagtgaaagtcactgacttgtatccgactctttgtgactgcctggaccatagaattctccaggccagaatactggagcaggtagcctttcccttctccagggaatcttcccaacccaggtcttccacattgtaggcggattctttaccagctgagccaccagggaagcaaattcACGTGAAGTTACCATAATTAATACAGAGAGATATAGTATATCTTTTACCCAGTTTCCCCCAAATAGAACTTTTTGCCAACTATGTACAGGATCACAACCAGGATATTAATGTCAATACAACCAGAATACCAGAACATCCCTGTCACCTCAGGAATCCTTTATTTGCCCTTTTGTAGTCACACCAGCTTCCCCCCGGCCTTCACGCTACTATGTTGTAATCTCCATTTCTGCAATTTTATCATTCCAAGAATGTTATGTAAATATGACTTTATGAAGTCATACTTACCTATGACTTACATATTACAATTCATATGAAGATGACTACTCTTCATATGAGTTGAAGAATATTGGGTGAATTCAGTTAAAATCAGCAGCTTTTTGTTAGGTGCCACACAGGTTTgaggaatatagaaaaaaatagccCCCTGTCCCGCAAAAGGTTTTTCACAGTCTTACCTAGTAAGAGAACCAAATGTATAAGAAAATAAGTTATAGTCATAAATGTCAGTGAAAGTGTAGATAAGATACACAAAGGCAGTTATAATGGGAGAGAGTGGTCTGAAGAAGTGTATATAGAACTTTCCAAAGGAAGTAACATCTTCAGCTAGGTTGTTGGGGTCAGGGGGGAGGGATGAGACTTCaccagagggaaggaaccaggttataaaatagtttgttttttctttttaatatgttcacaTTGTTGGATATGTTCACATCCAACAATGTGAATGTTGTGTGGAAATCCATTCATGCTGTGCAAGGAAATTTGAAGTAAATGGGTGTAGCATTCATACCTGTAGCCATGATGGTCCCATTCTGTTAACTCGATCATGGTTAATTGTTGATTTAATCATGTAATGTGTTTTTGGTGTGGGTTTTGTCTTCTTTCAATCCTAGTTGGTGAGGATAGCCAAGGTTCTGGGGACAGAAGATTTATATGACTATATTGACAAATACAACATTGAATTAGATCCACGTTTCAACGATATCTTGGGCAGGTAAGTCATAAAACAAAATTATGCATCTGTGCCATAAGCACTTTGGATGTAAAATGATACTTTGGATTCCCAAAATAGTTAATGTTCTGTTTGCCTGCAAAGTATCTGTGGTCCACTGCTACAGTATGCTGCATAGGCAAGCCTGTGATGAAAGCTTTGGATTGAATGGCCATTTTCCCAGATTCACTAACAGGAGTCTGAGTGTGGAGGTTGTAGGCAGAGGATCCCTGACCTTGTAGAGTCTAATAGAAGGGTTGTAGTTGAGTCAGAAATCAAAATCTAGATTTATCTTGCTTCTGTAGATGACAAAAACCCctctaagagaaagaaataatcatAGAAAGTGCATGTTTCAAACTGATTTACAGACAATACTCTAAAAGTAGTGACTAGACCCAATCCTAATTCACTTACCACTTAACGAAGAGGTAGGCTTTCTTGTTACAAAGGCTTTTGGAGGCCAAGTGGTAGAGATGCCAGGAATatgggtaggggtggggaggaggccaaCCAGCCCAGCCTTCTATAACCTGAATTGTGTTTCATAAAATTGTGGGGACCCAGATTTCTCTTTTCTGCAACACTGCCATTTCCAGTCTCTCCAGTTAAGTCTTGAGTTTTGACCTCTCTTTGTGATTGGCTGGAATGCTAGCCACTAAGGAAAATGTAGGATTGAAATGTTGGGCTTCTCTCCCTCTGGGTCCATTTCTCATTCTCCCTTTTGGCTCTGCAGACATTCCCGTAAGCGATGGGAACGCTTTGTCCACAGTGAAAACCAGCACCTTGTCAGTCCTGAGGCCTTGGATTTCCTGGACAAGCTGCTGCGATATGACCACCAGTCACGGCTCACTGCAAGAGAGGCCATGGAGCACCCCTATTTCTGTGAGTCCAGCTGTTCAGTCCACAGAGCCTTGCAGGCCTGCCCAGCAGACTGTACAGAGCAAGGGAGAATACATGCTGTGAAGAAAGCTCCGGACCCCTAGAACACAATTGGAATCCCAGCCTCCCTTACTTAGCTTGCTGCAAAGTTACTTCACCCACAGTGAGCCTTGGTCTCTTCAGTGCGGATAATGATGGCAGTTGTCTTGCAGAATTGTTGAGGGGATTCTTGTCTAACAGAATACCTGACACATGTCATCCCTAAATAAACTTCTTTTCTTATTGTGTGGGCAACAGTTCTCGTCGCTAGTTTGGAGTGGTTGGATTAGAACATACGGCCCTATGTCTGTCCTATTAATCATTCATTGGAGAGAGCCAGAGAGGCTTGAAAGTCTAATTATATGAACACCTTGATCTAGGTTTGTGAATATAGCTAACTCTGCTGTCTTGAGTGAAAATGCCACTTAGCTAACTCCACTGCATCCTCACTGTAATGTTAGCTTCAGTGTCAGGTTGTTCCTTGGGGAGTGGTGGGATGGTATTTTAGTGAATCAATTATATTCTTGCTCAGTCTCCTGTACTTGAAGCTGACTGACAGGCTGATCGAGATGGAGAGTGAAGTCTGTGGTCATAGCAGTAACTTGATCAGACCTGTAGTTTTGGCCCATTTGGCACCATGCTTGACCAACTGCAGCAAAACTCATTCATTCTCATAATATAATACTGATAGGTAGGGTAGATTGTATTGTCTCGTTAAACTATAACAGGATTGTTTTTGTCTTAAATTAGctctactgggacttccctgtcaatccagtggttaagactctgtgcttccaccacagggggcacaagttcaatccttggttggggaactaagatcccacatgccatgcagcatgtccaaaagtaaatacttttttttttttttttttttttttttttagaaattagcTCTACTATGATTACTTCATTTTCATACCATTTAGTTTAACAGTTGGCCTTTGTCACAGTTTCAAGCAAAAATAGTTCTATTTTATATTACTTGTTGATTTCATAGTGAAGGTAGTTGACACCTCAATTCTTTTATTAGGGGAATAATACAGAgtctaaataaaatgtaaagaatcaggatggctgctataaGACCCTAGACCATTAGTTCATAACAGAACCTaacatttttgtctctttttctagACACTGTTGTGAAGGACCAGGCTCGAATGGGCTCATCTAGCATGCCAGGGGGCAGTACGCCTGTCAGCAGCGCCAATATGATGTCAGGTCAGTGTCATtggtaaatttcttttttttgttaaatgtatATATAGAAGTCAATTGTCATTCTTAATTTTGCTCCTTCTTTGTGGCCTGATTTCTATGGCTCTCCTTTATAATGATTACCTTATTAACATACTGACTTGTGTGGCTCTCTCCACCAGATTTCAGGATGCTTTTGAAACCTCTTATCCCTTAGTAGTTAGAGCAAGTG
This region includes:
- the CSNK2A1 gene encoding casein kinase II subunit alpha, whose protein sequence is MSGPVPSRARVYTDVNTHRPREYWDYESHVVEWGNQDDYQLVRKLGRGKYSEVFEAINITNNEKVVVKILKPVKKKKIKREIKILENLRGGPNIITLADIVKDPVSRTPALVFEHVNNTDFKQLYQTLTDYDIRFYMYEILKALDYCHSMGIMHRDVKPHNVMIDHEHRKLRLIDWGLAEFYHPGQEYNVRVASRYFKGPELLVDYQMYDYSLDMWSLGCMLASMIFRKEPFFHGHDNYDQLVRIAKVLGTEDLYDYIDKYNIELDPRFNDILGRHSRKRWERFVHSENQHLVSPEALDFLDKLLRYDHQSRLTAREAMEHPYFYTVVKDQARMGSSSMPGGSTPVSSANMMSGISSVPTPSPLGPLAGSPVIAAANPLGMPVPAAAGAQQ